The region TCATCCGCGCACCAACGGCCGATTTACGGAAATGTAGTGTATTTATACCCTTCATCCGCTCACCAACGGCGGATTTCCGAAAATGTGGTGTATTTATACCCTTCATTCGCTCACCAGGGCCAATTTACGGAAATGTGGTGTATTTATACCCTTCATCCGCGCTCCGATGAGAGGATTGAGGGGGTGGAAGGATTGGAGGGATTGGCGAAATAGCCGAATGTAGTGTATTTACAGCAGCGCCTGCGCAGCAGCAAGCACGCGAACAAGACGGCCAGGTTCCCCGGCCGTCTTGCTACACACCTATCAGCTCGTAATCGCTGGGCCCCCCGCTAATGCCACGCGCCCATGAGCCTAATCCTTCCCAACACCATCCCCATCCCCCTCAAGATCACCACCATTCAGGGGACTGCCCTGGGCTTTGCGGTATTCGCCCGGCGTGATGCCTTCAAGCTTCTTGAAGACGCGGATGAAGGACATGGGGTACAAATACCCCACACGCTCCGCAATGCTCTGCACCGGATCGGAGGTCCCGGTCAGCAGGCGCTTGGCCTCCTCCATCCGCAGGCGGGCCAGATAATCGACGAAGTTCTCGCCGATCTCCTCCTTGAAGATCCGGCTTACCGTCTTGGTATTCATGGCGAAGCTGTCAGCGACATGGGTCAGGGAGAAGTCGGGATCAGCGTAATTGCAGCCGATGTATTCGCGTACCTTATTGGCGAGCGTGTACTGCTCACGGTTCATCCGCAGACTGCGCAGCGCCTCCTCCATCTCTTCCAGCGAAGAGACCAGCTCCCCGTGCAGCTCCTCAATCCATTCAAAAGACTCCGGCGATTGCGGAATTCCCCGCAGCCGCCCGTTGTTCCAGATTCCCCGCATCTCCGGCGGCAGCTCCTGCATCTCCCGGGCCAGCCCGGTCTCCAGCAGCCTCAGCAGCCGGACGATATCCTCCTTGGAGTAGTTGCCGCCTGCCAGCAATTCAAAGATCCGCTCGATCAGCGGCTTCCACTCCGCGTTCCCCAGCCGGTACAGCTGGGGAACGGCGCCGATGGCCTGGACCAGCACATCCATGCCTTCTGCCGGAGGCAGCGGTCTTCCGGCTGGCGCCGCATAGACGCGGCCGGGACCGCCGGTGATTTTGCGCTCCAGCGCCCCCAGGGCCTTGCGGTACGCATCCGATAATCCGCTGAGACCCGCTACAGGTCCGCTGAGGCCGAAGGTTGCCGTGAATTTGAGATGCTGCTTCACCCAGGAGCAGGCACTCTCGGCAATCATTAGGGCCTTCTCCGCTGCACCATCGGCGTTCTCCCCACCGGCAGAACGGCGGAACAGCAGACCCAGACGACCAGGTCCGATCCACTCTGTCCAGAGAGCTTCCCCTTCCTTCTCGGCGATCTCCTGAATCACACTGCGAAGCGTGAATTTGAATAAGGCCTGGTCCCGGGCAGAGTAGCCTGCAGCAAAAGCCTCATAGAAATCAATCTCGGCAATTCCCACAACCGCGCCGGCAAATTCACCGGTCATTCCAATCCGCTCCGCTTCCCGGCTCCATACTTCCGCCGACTCCTGCCCGCTATTCTCCAGCAGTTCCTTGAACAATTGATTCCGCCTGTGCAGGATGCCTTCCGCCTGCTGCTTCTCATAGCTGTTGGTCTGTTCAATAAGACTCTCCAGCGCATGGCCGATGAAAGAGAATTCATCATCCTCCTTGCTCTGCGGCTTCCAGCCGAAGGAACGGTCCTCTCCGAACCTGTAGATCCGGCTCATGACCTGCTCAATCGGACGGTAATTCCGGTGGCTGATATAGGTCATGGCCGCAATCCCGCCAACGACTGCAGCGAAGCCCAGGACCGCCCAGACATTGGAGAAGGCCGACAGCAGCGAGAAGGCCTCTGCCCGCGCCATTCCCACCTGGATCGACCATCCGGTATAGGAGGAGCTGCGGCTGACCGCCTGCTTCTGAAGCTGCGGGTCAGAACAGGTATCCGCACCGGCAAAGGCACGCCCTCCGGCATCTTTTAGGCAGATTTCCGTATTCGCCATATTCATATCCTGAATCAGTGCCTGCAGAGATTCCTTGCGCACGTTGATGACGATCATCCCCTGCTCGCCGGAGAAGTAAGGCACCTGCTCCACAAGTGAAATGACTGATTTCGGCCGATCCTCCCCGGAGAAAAGCTGCAAGTCACGGATGCCGCTCCAGACATAGCCGCCGGTATTTCCCGTCGCCGTCTCAATAAAGCTGCGGTCCCCAAAGTCCGGCAGGCGGGATGCGAAATGCTGCATCAGCACTTTGCCGTCAGACGCACGGTATAAATAGACCGAATCAATCATCGGCAGCGGCGACATGAAATCCAGCAGCACCTCCGTTACCCTGTAATCCTGATAAGGGTCAAGCTTCCCCGGCCGGTCAAAATAACTGCCAACCTTCTCATCCAGCAGCAGGCTTTTGATCGTTGTTGTCTCCAGGTTGCGCAAGGTGGTATCCACGATCTGCAGCACATTCTCTGCGTACACGCCGTTCGCCTTGGCTGTCTGTCTCTCCATCGCTTCATTTAAGGTCAGGAAGAACAGGATAATCAGGCAGAATACCACGGCAAACAGGATCGGCAGGTAGGAAAGAATCAGTCGGTACAGCCATTTCTTATGCATCGGTGTCATCCCCTGTAAGTCCAGATGTTGGCTATCATCGCTTAATAATATCGGCTACGGGGCCGGATTGGGAAGCATCGTCTGTCAGTACCCCAGTTCTGTGCTCGCATTGCGGGAGACCAGCCCGAAGTACCCCGCTTCACCGATGGCTCCTGCGGCGGTGTCCAGATAATTAAAGATCTGCACCCCGTTAACCTTGAGGATCAGCCGTACACCCCCGGATT is a window of Paenibacillus sp. FSL H3-0469 DNA encoding:
- a CDS encoding helix-turn-helix domain-containing protein encodes the protein MHKKWLYRLILSYLPILFAVVFCLIILFFLTLNEAMERQTAKANGVYAENVLQIVDTTLRNLETTTIKSLLLDEKVGSYFDRPGKLDPYQDYRVTEVLLDFMSPLPMIDSVYLYRASDGKVLMQHFASRLPDFGDRSFIETATGNTGGYVWSGIRDLQLFSGEDRPKSVISLVEQVPYFSGEQGMIVINVRKESLQALIQDMNMANTEICLKDAGGRAFAGADTCSDPQLQKQAVSRSSSYTGWSIQVGMARAEAFSLLSAFSNVWAVLGFAAVVGGIAAMTYISHRNYRPIEQVMSRIYRFGEDRSFGWKPQSKEDDEFSFIGHALESLIEQTNSYEKQQAEGILHRRNQLFKELLENSGQESAEVWSREAERIGMTGEFAGAVVGIAEIDFYEAFAAGYSARDQALFKFTLRSVIQEIAEKEGEALWTEWIGPGRLGLLFRRSAGGENADGAAEKALMIAESACSWVKQHLKFTATFGLSGPVAGLSGLSDAYRKALGALERKITGGPGRVYAAPAGRPLPPAEGMDVLVQAIGAVPQLYRLGNAEWKPLIERIFELLAGGNYSKEDIVRLLRLLETGLAREMQELPPEMRGIWNNGRLRGIPQSPESFEWIEELHGELVSSLEEMEEALRSLRMNREQYTLANKVREYIGCNYADPDFSLTHVADSFAMNTKTVSRIFKEEIGENFVDYLARLRMEEAKRLLTGTSDPVQSIAERVGYLYPMSFIRVFKKLEGITPGEYRKAQGSPLNGGDLEGDGDGVGKD